In a single window of the Podospora pseudocomata strain CBS 415.72m chromosome 2 map unlocalized CBS415.72m_2, whole genome shotgun sequence genome:
- a CDS encoding uncharacterized protein (EggNog:ENOG503P0F8; COG:E): MKIACLQFAPQVGDVDNNLNRADAVLNKARTGDLDDLDLLVLPELAFTGYNFKSLQHISPCLERRDSGISSLWARTTALKHDCAVVVGYPEKVDVSARWPTNPEHYNSALIVNRDGDTVGNYRKLHLFYTDETWALQGRDGFFRGNVEGLGNVALGICTDINPYELETPWEAFEFGFHVMEAHANVVIISMAWQSQQDPSQYTRRPHEPDLEALVYWVQRLEPLIREDSEEEIIVVFCNRTGAEDDVMYSGTSAVLGIRGGEVYVYGVLGCGVKELLVVDTDQPPLSKLTDASGAEAENPYAEETDVETEPVKRRAQALEIQIPAKETPKELPTSHPISSRIEAVSATPKSASSARLPWLAPAEPDAQSPGNPRSPTRLQIPVTPVRPSAEEFTLIDSAIAEDIAIPTARSSRTPSPDLKAASRPSRLSIPTTPWKFRDKASPYPWQYRDGSQSALFGGGACMTPITPFEVEEGWLGTPIDAKPPNWYWKHDHSLSAVKEAIQEEEEVSPGSSSKPIQKVGGLEPAKTQQDASKVRDATPIDTEPPNWYWKHEPQLSSLDEILHEEAEGEQTETGESPRPEQAAPSKPTSTTVAEDVWVATPIDNEVPDWYWKHEQTLPSLNETAQEELEEDEPEAKQQESSRPRQVSAEDVWVATPIDNEVPDWYWKHEQTMPSLDETEDDPPQNAPQPATITTPAEEEEEEEEEEEEDHTPTPIDEEPPDWHWKHEQTLPPLNEEHPSPSHSQDWADLSSVLASFKIHPKSALSNSSAAQDFGAERPSSPKSRNASRSRQIYSSMENYDWEQGQQQARGGGMQVLGSGGGGGGGGVRRQSSRLRNVVMIGDDVSDVEEEEEQAHARGKVGSRYRSVSRGRQPGRVRGAGMEVERSGSRHRVLLQQNSLRYGISLPRQSCQNLQDKRPEQQQDGSYRQHKPSIDYAALPNWPFPPSPEDIIKPAGTLSNLSVVTVDYDHSPETPKMMGMGMAISPVGEEYEEFEYGYRHGEWDGWEGSKRSLLNEEWEGRRGRRGRV; the protein is encoded by the exons ATGAAGATTGCCTGTCTACAGTTTGCGCCTCAGGTCGGGGATGtcgacaacaacctcaaccggGCTGATGCCGTACTGAACAAGGCGCGCACGGGGGATCTTGATGATTTGGACTTGCTTGTACTGCCGGAACTTGCCTTTACAG GTTACAACTTCAAGTCGCTACAACACATCTCTCCCTGTTTGGAACGTCGTGACTCTGGAATCAGCTCTCTCTGGGCTCGAACTACCGCCCTGAAACACGATTGCGCCGTTGTAGTAGGGTATCCGGAGAAGGTGGACGTGAGCGCAAGATGGCCAACGAACCCAGAGCACTACAACTCAGCTCTCATCGTAAACCGAGATGGCGATACTGTTGGCAACTACCGGAAGCTACACCTATTTTATACCGATGAGACCTGGGCACTCCAAGGGCGGGATGGTTTCTTTCGGGGCAATGTCGAAGGCTTGGGGAACGTTGCTTTGGGTATTTGCACTGACATAAA TCCATACGAGTTGGAAACACCATGGGAAGCCTTCGAATTCGGATTTCACGTCATGGAAGCACACGCAAATGTGGTCATAATCAGCATGGCCTGGCAATCTCAACAGGATCCCAGCCAATACACCCGTCGGCCTCACGAGCCGGATCTCGAGGCCCTGGTGTACTGGGTTCAGCGTCTTGAGCCTCTGATCCGGGAGGAtagtgaggaggagattatCGTCGTCTTTTGCAACCGGACTGGTGCTGAAGACGATGTGATGTACTCGGGAACAAGTGCCGTCTTGGGCATCAGAGGAGGGGAAGTTTACGTGTATGGGGTCCTCGGATGTGGAGTGAAGGAGTTACTTGTGGTCGACACGGACCAGCCTCCACTCAGCAAGTTGACCGATGCCTCAggggccgaggccgagaatCCTTACGCCGAGGAAACCGACGTCGAGACTGAGCCCGTCAAGCGCCGTGCGCAGGCCCTCGAGATCCAGATACCGGCCAAGGAGACGCCCAAAGAGCTACCAACATCGCATCCGATTAGCAGTCGCATAGAGGCTGTATCAGCAACCCCCAAGTCTGCGTCTTCTGCTCGGTTACCCTGGCTTGCACCAGCTGAGCCTGATGCCCAGAGCCCCGGCAACCCCCGATCACCTACTCGACTGCAGATACCTGTAACACCAGTGCGACCGAGTGCGGAAGAATTCACTCTCATCGACAGCGCCATTGCCGAAGACATTGCCATTCCCACAGCAAGATCATCGCGGACTCCAAGCCCGGACCTGAAGGCAGCATCGCGTCCTTCGAGGCTATCAATACCAACGACCCCGTGGAAGTTTCGAGACAAGGCCAGCCCTTACCCATGGCAATACCGAGATGGGTCGCAGTCAGCtctttttggtgggggagctTGCATGACGCCAATAACACCGtttgaagttgaggagggcTGGTTGGGGACACCCATTGATGCTAAGCCACCAAACTGGTACTGGAAGCACGATCACTCACTCTCCGCCGTCAAAGAGGCGAtacaagaggaggaagaggtgtcGCCGGGGAGCTCCTCAAAGCCAATCCAGAAGGTGGGAGGGCTTGAACCAGCAAAGACACAGCAAGACGCCTCTAAAGTCCGAGATGCCACACCGATCGACACAGAACCGCCAAATTGGTACTGGAAGCACGAGCCACAGTTGTCTTCTCTTGACGAGATACTCCacgaagaagcagaaggtGAACAAACCGAGACAGGAGAGAGCCCCAGACCGGAACAAGCCGCACCGTCAAAACCCACTAGTACCACCGTGGCAGAGGATGTCTGGGTAGCCACACCCATCGACAATGAAGTTCCAGATTGGTACTGGAAACACGAGCAAACGCTACCCTCCCTCAACGAAACAGCACAAGAGGAGCTTGAAGAGGACGAGCCAGAagcaaaacaacaagaaTCATCCAGACCACGCCAAGTCTCAGCAGAGGACGTCTGGGTAGCAACCCCAATCGACAACGAGGTCCCAGACTGGTACTGGAAACACGAACAAACAATGCCCTCCCTTGACGAGACAGAAGACGACCCGCCACAGAATGCCCCCCAAccagccaccatcaccacccccgcagaagaagaagaagaagaagaagaagaagaagaagaagaccacacccccacccccatagACGAAGAACCCCCCGATTGGCACTGGAAACACGAACAgaccctccctcccctcaacgAGGAACAcccatccccttcccactcccaaGATTGGGCAGACCTCTCCTCTGTGTTGGCTAGTTTCAAGATACACCCAAAGTCAGCGTTGAGCAACTCCAGTGCTGCGCAGGATTTTGGTGCGGAGAGGCCTAGCTCGCCCAAATCGCGGAATGCGAGTCGGTCGAGGCAGATTTATAGCTCGATGGAGAATTATGATTGGGAgcaggggcagcagcaggcgagggggggtggtaTGCAGGTCcttggtagtggtggtggtggtggtggtggtggggtgagGAGGCAGTCGTCGCGGTTGAGGAATGTTGTGATGATAGGGGATGATGTTTctgatgttgaggaggaggaagagcaagcTCACGCCCGAGGGAAGGTTGGGTCCAGATACCGGAGTGTAAGCCGTGGTCGCCAACCTgggcgggtgaggggggCAGGAATGGAGGTTGAGAGGTCGGGTTCGAGGCATAGGGTTTTGCTACAGCAGAACAGTCTACGATATGGCATATCCCTACCGCGACAAAGTTGCCAAAATTTGCAAGACAAGCGGCCGGAACAGCAACAGGACGGCAGTTATCGACAGCACAAACCAAGCATAGATTACGCCGCGCTGCCTAACTggccttttcccccttcGCCGGAGGATATCATTAAACCGGCTGGGACTTTGTCGAATCTGTCCGTGGTGACGGTGGACTATGATCACAGTCCGGAGACGCccaagatgatggggatggggatggcgaTTTCgccggtgggggaggagtatGAGGAGTTTGAGTATGGGTATCGTCATGGGGAGTGGGacggttgggaggggagtaAGAGGAGTTTGTTGaatgaggagtgggaggggaggagggggaggagggggagggtttga